From Gimesia panareensis, the proteins below share one genomic window:
- a CDS encoding motility protein A encodes MDKATAGGLISGIILLLLAIFIAPGSSFSAFIDIPSAAVVVGGAIAASFIAFPGAAMLLFPKVLKKVFFPNQQELAPVIAQIVEFAEIARRDGILALEAKTEDIEDPFILLGVQMAVDGTDVDLMEQILRTEMEAVAGRHKNGKSLMDTVGRYAPAFGMIGTLMGLIIMLGNMDDPEAIGPGMAVALITTLYGALVSNLFFLPFADKLAFYSKQEFQVREVIIKGLVAIQEGDNPRVIEQKLNTFLPADQRVSKDGQAA; translated from the coding sequence ATGGATAAGGCAACAGCCGGCGGGCTCATCTCAGGCATCATTTTGCTCCTGTTGGCGATCTTTATTGCGCCGGGGTCGAGTTTCAGTGCCTTCATTGATATTCCCTCTGCAGCGGTGGTGGTTGGTGGTGCGATTGCAGCCAGCTTCATCGCATTTCCCGGGGCAGCCATGCTGCTGTTTCCCAAAGTACTGAAGAAGGTCTTCTTCCCTAATCAGCAGGAACTGGCTCCCGTAATCGCTCAGATCGTAGAGTTTGCAGAAATCGCCCGCCGCGATGGAATTCTGGCACTGGAGGCCAAGACGGAAGATATTGAAGATCCCTTCATTCTGCTGGGGGTCCAGATGGCCGTGGACGGGACCGACGTGGATCTGATGGAACAGATCCTCCGTACTGAAATGGAAGCTGTGGCCGGTCGACACAAAAACGGCAAATCTCTGATGGATACCGTGGGCCGTTATGCACCTGCTTTCGGGATGATTGGAACGCTGATGGGGCTGATCATCATGCTGGGGAACATGGACGATCCGGAGGCCATTGGTCCGGGGATGGCGGTCGCGTTGATCACGACGCTCTACGGGGCGCTGGTGTCCAACCTGTTTTTTCTTCCCTTTGCCGACAAGCTGGCATTTTACAGCAAACAGGAATTCCAGGTGCGGGAAGTCATCATCAAAGGGCTGGTGGCCATTCAGGAAGGGGACAATCCCCGGGTGATTGAGCAGAAGCTGAATACCTTCCTGCCGGCAGACCAGCGCGTCAGTAAAGATGGTCAGGCTGCCTGA
- a CDS encoding flagellar FlbD family protein, with the protein MIKLTRLNGEEFVVNAELIQSIESRPDTFITLTSDDRLIVRESVEEVVKRAIAYSRAIRLAPGL; encoded by the coding sequence ATGATCAAATTAACCCGATTGAATGGTGAAGAGTTTGTCGTCAATGCGGAACTGATCCAGAGTATTGAGAGCAGACCAGACACTTTCATTACCCTGACTTCAGATGATCGACTCATCGTGCGGGAAAGTGTGGAAGAAGTGGTGAAACGTGCGATTGCGTATTCGCGTGCGATCCGTCTGGCACCGGGGTTATGA
- a CDS encoding flagellar hook-basal body complex protein, translated as MGLTSALNTSLGGLTLNETSIDVLGNNIANAGTNGFKASNVLFTTQLARTLSVGSRPTTSNGGTNPRQIGLGALSASIRKDFTQGSVTNSTSPSDLAIQGDGFFILDSPDGQVYSRNGNFELNSSSLLTNQSGYKVQGYGVDEDFNLVKTTLTDIKVPLGDLNVAQATKNVEIGGALLPTGELGTQGAITTTANLTDAGNANAAITGTTLLTDVEETIGTPLFTVGETLAFTPTKGGRTLDPLTMQVTATTTAADFADFLDRTLGIQNGGGIPNDATTGAQPGVTVTGSGAFQIVGNAGTVNDISVTIGNITSNGSTVSLPFTKTASANGESAITDFVIFDSLGEPVTMKMTSVLESRSSNNTVFRYFLESADDNDGDVAVSNGTITFDSKGNVTNFTPSTFGISRSDTAADEMDVSIDLSNISGISSASAGSTLKLDLQDGSDPGTLSSFVIDETGIINGVFDNGIIRTLGQVTLARFSNPQGLLESGNSTFQEGVSSGPPFLVTPGNFGAGTIRAGSIELSNTDVGRNLVDLIVASTNYRGNARVISSVQQLVDELLVLGR; from the coding sequence ATGGGATTGACATCTGCATTAAATACATCATTGGGCGGTTTGACCCTGAATGAAACCAGTATCGATGTGCTGGGTAACAATATTGCCAACGCAGGAACCAACGGCTTTAAAGCTTCGAATGTGTTGTTTACTACACAGCTGGCCCGTACATTGAGTGTGGGTTCTCGGCCGACCACCTCGAATGGTGGTACCAACCCCCGGCAGATCGGTCTGGGGGCCTTGAGTGCATCGATTCGCAAAGACTTTACCCAGGGGAGTGTGACGAACAGTACCAGTCCTTCCGACCTGGCGATCCAGGGGGATGGTTTCTTCATCCTGGACAGTCCGGACGGTCAGGTCTATTCCCGTAACGGTAACTTCGAACTCAACAGTTCCAGCCTGCTGACCAACCAGAGCGGTTATAAAGTTCAGGGATACGGCGTCGATGAAGATTTTAATCTGGTCAAGACAACGCTGACCGACATTAAAGTGCCGCTGGGTGACTTGAACGTGGCCCAGGCGACCAAGAACGTCGAAATTGGTGGTGCCCTGCTGCCGACCGGGGAACTGGGAACCCAGGGAGCGATCACGACCACAGCGAATTTGACCGATGCCGGTAACGCTAACGCTGCCATCACCGGAACGACTCTCTTGACCGACGTGGAAGAAACCATCGGTACCCCGCTGTTTACCGTCGGGGAAACACTCGCGTTTACTCCAACCAAAGGGGGACGAACGCTGGATCCTCTGACCATGCAGGTGACAGCTACCACGACCGCCGCTGATTTTGCTGACTTTCTGGATCGGACTCTGGGAATTCAGAACGGGGGTGGGATTCCCAACGATGCCACTACAGGTGCTCAGCCTGGGGTGACAGTGACCGGGTCAGGGGCGTTTCAGATCGTCGGAAATGCCGGGACCGTGAATGATATTTCAGTTACGATCGGGAACATCACTTCCAATGGATCTACGGTTTCGCTCCCCTTCACGAAAACAGCTTCTGCGAATGGGGAAAGTGCCATTACCGACTTTGTGATTTTTGACTCGCTGGGTGAGCCGGTGACGATGAAAATGACCAGTGTGCTGGAGTCACGATCGTCTAATAACACGGTCTTTCGCTATTTCCTGGAGAGTGCGGATGACAATGATGGCGATGTCGCGGTTTCGAACGGAACGATCACCTTCGACAGTAAGGGGAATGTTACGAATTTCACCCCCTCCACATTCGGGATCAGCCGGTCCGACACGGCTGCTGATGAAATGGATGTCTCGATCGACCTGTCGAACATATCCGGTATTTCGTCTGCGTCGGCAGGGAGTACTTTGAAACTGGACTTGCAGGATGGTTCAGATCCGGGAACGTTGTCCAGTTTCGTGATTGACGAAACGGGGATTATTAACGGCGTATTCGACAACGGGATCATTCGAACCCTGGGACAGGTGACACTGGCCCGGTTTTCCAACCCGCAGGGGTTATTGGAATCGGGGAACTCCACCTTCCAGGAAGGGGTCAGTTCCGGTCCTCCGTTCCTGGTGACACCGGGTAACTTTGGTGCTGGTACAATTCGTGCCGGTTCGATTGAACTTTCAAATACCGACGTCGGGCGGAACCTGGTGGACCTGATTGTGGCTTCCACGAACTATCGTGGGAACGCGCGTGTGATCAGTTCCGTGCAGCAGCTGGTAGACGAGCTACTGGTCCTGGGACGTTAG